In Quercus robur chromosome 11, dhQueRobu3.1, whole genome shotgun sequence, the sequence CTGCACTCTGAAGATAAAGGCTAGTCAGAgaccaaatcaaaaaaaaaattactacaacTTCAAGAGGGTAGACACCTCcagaataaattaaaatagcATTATTAGCTTGATAATCCAATGACATCAGATAAACCAACCTTCAGCAACTTCCAAGCAGCTTTATAGGCATCTGGATTCTGCAACAAGAAATTTTTGTCATGTTGTGAAATAAGGTAAAAAGTAAGATTACATACAATGTGAGAAACACAAAATTAATAACAACCTCTTTTGAAGTTGCATCTTCAAGATCGCTAGCTGGAACCCAATCTACAAAGAGTTTCTTGCCATGGCTAACAGAAGCATGCAGAAGAGCCTGTAGAGACAGTACATTGTATATAGTCAGCAACATTAAACTTCTGCACACCCAGGCTATACCAATATGCATGTGATGTATTAAGATACTGAACTTAAAATAACATATACATTCCCTTTGTCCCACATTTTTGGTCCTTCATTCCATTTTAGGATGTTCCTAAATAATATGTACTTTGAAAAGTAAAAGGAcacaaatttaataatatttctaacTTGCCCTTTATTTGAAGAAGGGCACTACTTATAGAATCTTCAAAAGCATCGTTACATAGTAGATATGTGTGCTTTGTGATTCTTTGAGCttatgaagataaaaaagaatcatCAGATTTCTATAACTAAATTCAATCAGTAGTCAGATCTGTCAATAACTGGCCTCTTAACGAACTGAGACACATCATGAATGCTCAAAATGGATTCAGAATTGCTAAAACAAGTGACTTATACTCTAATAAGACAATATATTGACTAAGATGCTGAAGATGATCCAGATATCCTAAATCCCTggataaacaaaaaacaagGCCAGCATAGATTGCAATACCATGTCATTTTATCTACCACTATAAAAGTACATGAGACATGATTTGTAGGttgaaaaatcatatcatattatctaCTAAAGACTATTTGGATTCTAATACACagttaaaattttgaatggCATCACATGTAAGAGCAGATGAAAGTATCTTTAGAGAAATAGAAAcagaaattaaatattttattggcGTCATATGTTGAAAAATAATATCATATTATCTACTAATGAATATAGTTAAATATTTCTTGTATAAGGACCCCAAAGTCAACTGCATTTAGCAACAATCTTTGATATTTCCTTTATAAGAATGCATAATAATTCCAGCTGAAATAATGATTTAGAGTAAGAAGTGATAACTAAGTGCACCTTCAGTACAGAGAGGTAGGAATCTGAAAGGCCTGTATACTTCCCAACCATGGCAATGTGGACCTGCCAATTAGTTGACATACAGAGATAAACTTCTGACaacaaatagaaagaaaaatagattctgAATTTGAGAATTGCTTGTTAGACCCACCGGCTCATGCAACTTGTCACATTTTTCAGCCCTTGAAATCCATTCATCTAATGCAGGCTTGCCAGTTTTACTGCCATTACAGAAAACATTGCATAAGGATGCTGAAAACTAAAATGATGTTACATGCCAGTACATTCAAGATCAAAATTAACATAATAATTAAGAACTGAGCTAATCAGACAAACCCCAGAAGGTTCAGCACTTTCAAGATTGCTTCATGGGCCTTCTGATCCTAATTCAGAAGAAAAAACATATCCAGCTGTAAGAGATCTTAATTAAATATTCAtgatttacattccaaggagtGCTAAAGTACTACTTACTCTTAAAAGCAAAGGAATGTGCCAGATGTTGGGTACATCATAGAGAGTGATGATGTTTTCTGCCTGGAAAACAAGTGCTTTCAATAAGATAGAATCTTACAAAGCagataaatataaatttcaacTTATATGCGCATAAAACTTTTGTCCATATCAAAATACCGGGACATGGCAAAACTGAGAGATTTTGACTTTTACGTTCTCCTCAAGTGCCTGTCAACAAATTCAATTTAATACATTAAGTCAACCCAATAAAGTAGCAACATAAACATAaaaggtgtgtgtgtgtgcacgcaCGCGTGTCAGAGAGAAACAAAGGGATAGTGGGATACCGCTGTACTACGACAAGTTAAGATATGTGGTGTCAAACCCAGGCCTCTTAGTTGCCGAACACTGTGCTGGGTTGGTTTTGTTTTCTGAACAATAATGACAAAATTCACAACAATTATTAACCCGACCAAGAAATTTGTtctgataaataaaaaagatgcaGCCACTATATCATCTGCCATATGGGATGTACATTGCAATTCCTAAGAAGTTTACCTGTTCACCAACAACATTTAAAACAGGCACAAGGCTGACATGAATCAAGCAAAAGTTCTCGGTCCCTAAAATGAGAAGTATTCAAGAAAAGAAGACATTTTATTAGAATTATTAAAAGATCAGGCTTAACACTTGTGTATTGTGAAGTTGCATAGATAATATCCTTACCTACACGATACGAGAATTGGCCTAATGCTTCAATAAACGGCATGGATTCAATATCTCCTGCACCAAGGAAGCTTATTAAaatcttataataaaaaaaagagaaacaactCGTTCAAGAACACTGTTGTTAGTGTACCTATAGTTCCACCCAATTCTATGACACAAACATCAGGTGAACCTGACTTTCCATCCACTGGTATCCTTGCTACCCGCTCAATCCACTCTTGAATGGCATCTGTAATGTGAGGGACAACCTACAGAACCAAAGAATGTAAAAAGACTTGTTGGCCATACATGTATATCAAGGTTAAGAAtgatacaagaaaacaaaatggATTTATTAatgagaaagagggaaaaaagaaaacaaacctgTACAGTTTTCCCCAGATAATCTCCCCTTCTCTCCTTGTCAATAACAGACTGCCATACAAGAAGAAAAACTTAAGCCATTAGATTTTGGTAGGGAATATAATAATCTTTGCCAACTCTACAAGTAAATATTTAATACAGGTATGGAAATGAACCAACTTGCCTGGTAAATCTTTCCGGTAGTGATATTATGATCGCGTGTCAACTTGATATCTAGAAACCTTTCATAATTTCCAAGGTCCAGGTCCACCTTTGAATACAAAATAAAGTCATGGTTCATACTGTTATGCCCAGATTTGATCAAATCATCCATATTTGTCAAGTTTTGACAAATTGTCCTGATGTTTACatttttgctttaatttttgttaaaagtaaCATGCTTAACTAGAACTTTCAACTAGTATCTGTACAGAAGAAATAGGATAGCGTACAAATTTGATAGTGATCATTTTAAAAGtcatttcttttctcaaaaacaaaacatgaaaTTGATCCAGTGAGGTGCACTACAATTTACTGAAACAACCAAATCCCCATACCAATAGGCCTACTTAAacatttcaaaaactttttgtCGAAATAGAATCCATTTAGAGCATAAAAGGGGCCAACCTTtcaagaatttaattttataaacccCATCAAAGAGAGTTGAAGCAAGTAGGAAAATAATGTTGACATATCATCTAtacaataaaattaacaaacaaataACACAGAAAAGGAACTGTTTTTATACCTCACCGCCATCATCTAACACAAAAACTTCTCCATGCTCAAAAGGGGACATTGTTCCAGCATCAGTGTTCAAGTAAGGATCtgaattacaaaacaaaaatttaggcCAAAACACATGTCAAAAcgttgaaaaagaagaaaacaagaacaagACAAGGCAATCATATCTCAAgagtttataaaagaaaaagacgCCCAGTAATGAATCATAAAACTGATGTGGTTGTGTGATATTGTCAATTTCCGCCCCAACAAGAGGAGCCCAGAAAAACACACaagttaatatatttttatttaaaaaagaaaaaaagagattaataAATTAGATAAGGAAAACTAAATGGAAGTTTAACCAACTTTATGAGACACATTTGTACAAATAACATATGCACATCCTTAACCGAGAAACAACTTAAAATTGAGATgctcattttagaaaaaaaaagagattgcCCATATTCCAAAAG encodes:
- the LOC126706476 gene encoding uncharacterized protein LOC126706476 isoform X5, translating into MKYVLVTGGVVSGLGKGVTASSIGLLLKACGLRVTSIKIDPYLNTDAGTMSPFEHGEVFVLDDGGEVDLDLGNYERFLDIKLTRDHNITTGKIYQSVIDKERRGDYLGKTVQVVPHITDAIQEWIERVARIPVDGKSGSPDVCVIELGGTIGDIESMPFIEALGQFSYRVGTENFCLIHVSLVPVLNVVGEQKTKPTQHSVRQLRGLGLTPHILTCRSTAALEENVKVKISQFCHVPAENIITLYDVPNIWHIPLLLRDQKAHEAILKVLNLLGKTGKPALDEWISRAEKCDKLHEPVHIAMVGKYTGLSDSYLSVLKALLHASVSHGKKLFVDWVPASDLEDATSKENPDAYKAAWKLLKSADGVLVPGGFGDRGVQGKILAAKYARENKVPFLGICLGMQIAVIDFARSVLGLKDANSTEFDPNTKNPCVIFMPEGSKTQMGGTMRLGSRRTNFQVLDCKSAKLYGSRKFIDERHRHRYEVNPDMVVRLEKAGLSFTGKDETCRRMEIVELPNHPYFVGVQFHPEFKSRPGKPSPLFLGLIAAACGSQRTVPNGVVNCPMKLKY
- the LOC126706476 gene encoding uncharacterized protein LOC126706476 isoform X1, which codes for MKYVLVTGGVVSGLGKGVTASSIGLLLKACGLRVTSIKIDPYLNTDAGTMSPFEHGEVFVLDDGGEVDLDLGNYERFLDIKLTRDHNITTGKIYQSVIDKERRGDYLGKTVQVVPHITDAIQEWIERVARIPVDGKSGSPDVCVIELGGTIGDIESMPFIEALGQFSYRVGTENFCLIHVSLVPVLNVVGEQKTKPTQHSVRQLRGLGLTPHILTCRSTAALEENVKVKISQFCHVPAENIITLYDVPNIWHIPLLLRDQKAHEAILKVLNLLGKTGKPALDEWISRAEKCDKLHEPVHIAMVGKYTGLSDSYLSVLKALLHASVSHGKKLFVDWVPASDLEDATSKENPDAYKAAWKLLKSADGVLVPGGFGDRGVQGKILAAKYARENKVPFLGICLGMQIAVIDFARSVLGLKDANSTEFDPNTKNPCVIFMPEGSKTQMGGTMRLGSRRTNFQVLDCKSAKLYGSRKFIDERHRHRYEVNPDMVVRLEKAGLSFTGKDETCRRMEIVELPNHPYFVGVQFHPEFKSRPGKPSPLFLGLIAAACRELDVALHSCGSQRTVTNGAANGPTKLKYRNATPAKCTKGLPDGVYSNGNGIYL
- the LOC126706476 gene encoding uncharacterized protein LOC126706476 isoform X2, with protein sequence MKYVLVTGGVVSGLGKGVTASSIGLLLKACGLRVTSIKIDPYLNTDAGTMSPFEHGEVFVLDDGGEVDLDLGNYERFLDIKLTRDHNITTGKIYQSVIDKERRGDYLGKTVQVVPHITDAIQEWIERVARIPVDGKSGSPDVCVIELGGTIGDIESMPFIEALGQFSYRVGTENFCLIHVSLVPVLNVVGEQKTKPTQHSVRQLRGLGLTPHILTCRSTAALEENVKVKISQFCHVPAENIITLYDVPNIWHIPLLLRDQKAHEAILKVLNLLGKTGKPALDEWISRAEKCDKLHEPVHIAMVGKYTGLSDSYLSVLKALLHASVSHGKKLFVDWVPASDLEDATSKENPDAYKAAWKLLKSADGVLVPGGFGDRGVQGKILAAKYARENKVPFLGICLGMQIAVIDFARSVLGLKDANSTEFDPNTKNPCVIFMPEGSKTQMGGTMRLGSRRTNFQVLDCKSAKLYGSRKFIDERHRHRYEVNPDMVVRLEKAGLSFTGKDETCRRMEIVELPNHPYFVGVQFHPEFKSRPGKPSPLFLGLIAAACGELDVALHSCGSQRTVTNGAVNGPTKLKYRNVTPAKCTKGLPDGVYSNGNGIYV
- the LOC126706476 gene encoding uncharacterized protein LOC126706476 isoform X4, producing MKYVLVTGGVVSGLGKGVTASSIGLLLKACGLRVTSIKIDPYLNTDAGTMSPFEHGEVFVLDDGGEVDLDLGNYERFLDIKLTRDHNITTGKIYQSVIDKERRGDYLGKTVQVVPHITDAIQEWIERVARIPVDGKSGSPDVCVIELGGTIGDIESMPFIEALGQFSYRVGTENFCLIHVSLVPVLNVVGEQKTKPTQHSVRQLRGLGLTPHILTCRSTAALEENVKVKISQFCHVPAENIITLYDVPNIWHIPLLLRDQKAHEAILKVLNLLGKTGKPALDEWISRAEKCDKLHEPVHIAMVGKYTGLSDSYLSVLKALLHASVSHGKKLFVDWVPASDLEDATSKENPDAYKAAWKLLKSADGVLVPGGFGDRGVQGKILAAKYARENKVPFLGICLGMQIAVIDFARSVLGLKDANSTEFDPNTKNPCVIFMPEGSKTQMGGTMRLGSRRTNFQVLDCKSAKLYGSRKFIDERHRHRYEVNPDMVVRLEKAGLSFTGKDETCRRMEIVELPNHPYFVGVQFHPEFKSRPGKPSPLFLGLIAAACGSQRTVTNGAVNGPTKLKYRNVTPAKCTKGLPDGVYSNGNGIYV